Proteins from a single region of Macaca fascicularis isolate 582-1 chromosome 5, T2T-MFA8v1.1:
- the ZAR1 gene encoding zygote arrest protein 1 isoform X2 → MAALGDEVLDGYVFPACPPCSYPYPAATKGKGAAGGNWQHRGAGCLPAASPSSVGAASSSFPGRGRLTAAEYFDSYQRAQLMALLAQVGPGLGPRARRAGSCDVAVQVSPRIDAAVQCSLGRRTLQRRARDPESPAGPMAEGTTGGGSNSQQSACRGLEQGGPQNGAPRPLRFPRTVAVYSPVASRRLTTFLEGPGAAAGEQRSGASNGERGPPPARVQDPEEGEVWTRKAPRRPQSDDDDGEAQAAVRASWEQPTDGPELPSREAQEGEAAPRSALRSPGQPPPAGRARDGGDGREAAAAGERPSPRSPEPGKERLRFQVYFKQFCRTCQKSYNPYRVEDITCQSCKQTRCSCPVKLRHVDPKRPHRQDLCGRCKGKRLSCDSTFSFKYII, encoded by the exons ATGGCGGCCCTGGGGGACGAGGTGCTGGACGGTTACGTGTTCCCGGCGTGCCCCCCCTGCTCGTACCCGTACCCGGCGGCCACCAAGGGCAAGGGCGCGGCGGGCGGTAACTGGCAGCACCGCGGCGCGGGCTGCCTTCCCGCCGCCTCCCCATCCTCGGTGGGCGCGGCCTCGTCGTCCTTCCCGGGCCGAGGGAGGCTGACAGCCGCCGAGTACTTCGACAGCTACCAGCGGGCGCAGCTCATGGCTCTCCTGGCGCAGGTGGGGCCGGGTCTCGGGCCGCGCGCCCGGAGGGCCGGCAGCTGCGACGTGGCGGTGCAGGTGAGCCCGCGCATCGACGCCGCGGTACAGTGCTCGCTGGGGAGGCGCACGCTGCAGCGCCGGGCCCGCGACCCCGAGTCCCCGGCCGGCCCCATGGCCGAGGGCACCACGGGCGGCGGCTCTAACTCCCAGCAGTCAGCCTGTCGAGGCCTGGAGCAGGGCGGCCCCCAGAACGGCGCCCCGCGGCCCTTGCGCTTCCCGCGCACAGTCGCCGTGTACTCGCCCGTGGCCTCGCGCCGTCTCACCACCTTCCTGGAGGGACCCGGGGCTGCGGCGGGCGAGCAGAGGTCCGGGGCGTCGAATGGAGAGCGGGGGCCGCCGCCCGCGAGGGTTCAAGACCCAGAGGAGGGGGAGGTGTGGACGAGGAAGGCGCCCCGGCGGCCGCAGTCCGATGACGACGACGGCGAGGCCCAGGCCGCTGTCCGAGCGAGCTGGGAGCAGCCGACCGACGGTCCCGAGCTGCCGTCGCGAGAGGCCCAGGAGGGGGAGGCGGCTCCGCGGTCGGCGCTAAGGAGCCCCGGGCAACCTCCGCCGGCAGGGAGGGCCCGAGACGGCGGCGACGGACGGGAGGCGGCCGCCGCGGGAGAGAGGCCATCGCCACGGAGCCCGGAGCCGGGCAAGGAGCGGCTGCGCTTCCAA GTTTACTTCAAACAGTTTTGCAGAACTTGTCAGAAGTCTTATAACCCTTACCGAGTGGAGGATATCACCTGTCAA agttgTAAACAAACTAGATGTTCCTGCCCAGTAAAACTTCGCCACGTGGACCCTAAACGGCCCCACCGTCAAGATTTGTGTGGTAGATGCAAAGGCAAACGCCTGTCCTGTGACAGCACTTTCAGCTTCAAATACATCATTTAG
- the ZAR1 gene encoding zygote arrest protein 1 isoform X3: MAALGDEVLDGYVFPACPPCSYPYPAATKGKGAAGGNWQHRGAGCLPAASPSSVGAASSSFPGRGRLTAAEYFDSYQRAQLMALLAQVGPGLGPRARRAGSCDVAVQVSPRIDAAVQCSLGRRTLQRRARDPESPAGPMAEGTTGGGSNSQQSACRGLEQGGPQNGAPRPLRFPRTVAVYSPVASRRLTTFLEGPGAAAGEQRSGASNGERGPPPARVQDPEEGEVWTRKAPRRPQSDDDDGEAQAAVRASWEQPTDGPELPSREAQEGEAAPRSALRSPGQPPPAGRARDGGDGREAAAAGERPSPRSPEPGKERLRFQFLEQKYGYYHCKDCNIRWESAYVWCVQGTNKVYFKQFCRTCQKSYNPYRVEDITCQVILVFYVSSIYS; this comes from the exons ATGGCGGCCCTGGGGGACGAGGTGCTGGACGGTTACGTGTTCCCGGCGTGCCCCCCCTGCTCGTACCCGTACCCGGCGGCCACCAAGGGCAAGGGCGCGGCGGGCGGTAACTGGCAGCACCGCGGCGCGGGCTGCCTTCCCGCCGCCTCCCCATCCTCGGTGGGCGCGGCCTCGTCGTCCTTCCCGGGCCGAGGGAGGCTGACAGCCGCCGAGTACTTCGACAGCTACCAGCGGGCGCAGCTCATGGCTCTCCTGGCGCAGGTGGGGCCGGGTCTCGGGCCGCGCGCCCGGAGGGCCGGCAGCTGCGACGTGGCGGTGCAGGTGAGCCCGCGCATCGACGCCGCGGTACAGTGCTCGCTGGGGAGGCGCACGCTGCAGCGCCGGGCCCGCGACCCCGAGTCCCCGGCCGGCCCCATGGCCGAGGGCACCACGGGCGGCGGCTCTAACTCCCAGCAGTCAGCCTGTCGAGGCCTGGAGCAGGGCGGCCCCCAGAACGGCGCCCCGCGGCCCTTGCGCTTCCCGCGCACAGTCGCCGTGTACTCGCCCGTGGCCTCGCGCCGTCTCACCACCTTCCTGGAGGGACCCGGGGCTGCGGCGGGCGAGCAGAGGTCCGGGGCGTCGAATGGAGAGCGGGGGCCGCCGCCCGCGAGGGTTCAAGACCCAGAGGAGGGGGAGGTGTGGACGAGGAAGGCGCCCCGGCGGCCGCAGTCCGATGACGACGACGGCGAGGCCCAGGCCGCTGTCCGAGCGAGCTGGGAGCAGCCGACCGACGGTCCCGAGCTGCCGTCGCGAGAGGCCCAGGAGGGGGAGGCGGCTCCGCGGTCGGCGCTAAGGAGCCCCGGGCAACCTCCGCCGGCAGGGAGGGCCCGAGACGGCGGCGACGGACGGGAGGCGGCCGCCGCGGGAGAGAGGCCATCGCCACGGAGCCCGGAGCCGGGCAAGGAGCGGCTGCGCTTCCAA TTCTTAGAGCAGAAATATGGCTATTACCACTGCAAGGACTGCAACATCCGCTGGGAGAGTGCTTATGTGTGGTGTGTACAGGGAACTAACAAG GTTTACTTCAAACAGTTTTGCAGAACTTGTCAGAAGTCTTATAACCCTTACCGAGTGGAGGATATCACCTGTCAA GTTATCCTGGTGTTTTATGTGAGCAGTATTTACTCATAG
- the ZAR1 gene encoding zygote arrest protein 1 isoform X4 yields the protein MAALGDEVLDGYVFPACPPCSYPYPAATKGKGAAGGNWQHRGAGCLPAASPSSVGAASSSFPGRGRLTAAEYFDSYQRAQLMALLAQVGPGLGPRARRAGSCDVAVQVSPRIDAAVQCSLGRRTLQRRARDPESPAGPMAEGTTGGGSNSQQSACRGLEQGGPQNGAPRPLRFPRTVAVYSPVASRRLTTFLEGPGAAAGEQRSGASNGERGPPPARVQDPEEGEVWTRKAPRRPQSDDDDGEAQAAVRASWEQPTDGPELPSREAQEGEAAPRSALRSPGQPPPAGRARDGGDGREAAAAGERPSPRSPEPGKERLRFQVYFKQFCRTCQKSYNPYRVEDITCQVILVFYVSSIYS from the exons ATGGCGGCCCTGGGGGACGAGGTGCTGGACGGTTACGTGTTCCCGGCGTGCCCCCCCTGCTCGTACCCGTACCCGGCGGCCACCAAGGGCAAGGGCGCGGCGGGCGGTAACTGGCAGCACCGCGGCGCGGGCTGCCTTCCCGCCGCCTCCCCATCCTCGGTGGGCGCGGCCTCGTCGTCCTTCCCGGGCCGAGGGAGGCTGACAGCCGCCGAGTACTTCGACAGCTACCAGCGGGCGCAGCTCATGGCTCTCCTGGCGCAGGTGGGGCCGGGTCTCGGGCCGCGCGCCCGGAGGGCCGGCAGCTGCGACGTGGCGGTGCAGGTGAGCCCGCGCATCGACGCCGCGGTACAGTGCTCGCTGGGGAGGCGCACGCTGCAGCGCCGGGCCCGCGACCCCGAGTCCCCGGCCGGCCCCATGGCCGAGGGCACCACGGGCGGCGGCTCTAACTCCCAGCAGTCAGCCTGTCGAGGCCTGGAGCAGGGCGGCCCCCAGAACGGCGCCCCGCGGCCCTTGCGCTTCCCGCGCACAGTCGCCGTGTACTCGCCCGTGGCCTCGCGCCGTCTCACCACCTTCCTGGAGGGACCCGGGGCTGCGGCGGGCGAGCAGAGGTCCGGGGCGTCGAATGGAGAGCGGGGGCCGCCGCCCGCGAGGGTTCAAGACCCAGAGGAGGGGGAGGTGTGGACGAGGAAGGCGCCCCGGCGGCCGCAGTCCGATGACGACGACGGCGAGGCCCAGGCCGCTGTCCGAGCGAGCTGGGAGCAGCCGACCGACGGTCCCGAGCTGCCGTCGCGAGAGGCCCAGGAGGGGGAGGCGGCTCCGCGGTCGGCGCTAAGGAGCCCCGGGCAACCTCCGCCGGCAGGGAGGGCCCGAGACGGCGGCGACGGACGGGAGGCGGCCGCCGCGGGAGAGAGGCCATCGCCACGGAGCCCGGAGCCGGGCAAGGAGCGGCTGCGCTTCCAA GTTTACTTCAAACAGTTTTGCAGAACTTGTCAGAAGTCTTATAACCCTTACCGAGTGGAGGATATCACCTGTCAA GTTATCCTGGTGTTTTATGTGAGCAGTATTTACTCATAG
- the ZAR1 gene encoding zygote arrest protein 1 isoform X1 — translation MAALGDEVLDGYVFPACPPCSYPYPAATKGKGAAGGNWQHRGAGCLPAASPSSVGAASSSFPGRGRLTAAEYFDSYQRAQLMALLAQVGPGLGPRARRAGSCDVAVQVSPRIDAAVQCSLGRRTLQRRARDPESPAGPMAEGTTGGGSNSQQSACRGLEQGGPQNGAPRPLRFPRTVAVYSPVASRRLTTFLEGPGAAAGEQRSGASNGERGPPPARVQDPEEGEVWTRKAPRRPQSDDDDGEAQAAVRASWEQPTDGPELPSREAQEGEAAPRSALRSPGQPPPAGRARDGGDGREAAAAGERPSPRSPEPGKERLRFQFLEQKYGYYHCKDCNIRWESAYVWCVQGTNKVYFKQFCRTCQKSYNPYRVEDITCQSCKQTRCSCPVKLRHVDPKRPHRQDLCGRCKGKRLSCDSTFSFKYII, via the exons ATGGCGGCCCTGGGGGACGAGGTGCTGGACGGTTACGTGTTCCCGGCGTGCCCCCCCTGCTCGTACCCGTACCCGGCGGCCACCAAGGGCAAGGGCGCGGCGGGCGGTAACTGGCAGCACCGCGGCGCGGGCTGCCTTCCCGCCGCCTCCCCATCCTCGGTGGGCGCGGCCTCGTCGTCCTTCCCGGGCCGAGGGAGGCTGACAGCCGCCGAGTACTTCGACAGCTACCAGCGGGCGCAGCTCATGGCTCTCCTGGCGCAGGTGGGGCCGGGTCTCGGGCCGCGCGCCCGGAGGGCCGGCAGCTGCGACGTGGCGGTGCAGGTGAGCCCGCGCATCGACGCCGCGGTACAGTGCTCGCTGGGGAGGCGCACGCTGCAGCGCCGGGCCCGCGACCCCGAGTCCCCGGCCGGCCCCATGGCCGAGGGCACCACGGGCGGCGGCTCTAACTCCCAGCAGTCAGCCTGTCGAGGCCTGGAGCAGGGCGGCCCCCAGAACGGCGCCCCGCGGCCCTTGCGCTTCCCGCGCACAGTCGCCGTGTACTCGCCCGTGGCCTCGCGCCGTCTCACCACCTTCCTGGAGGGACCCGGGGCTGCGGCGGGCGAGCAGAGGTCCGGGGCGTCGAATGGAGAGCGGGGGCCGCCGCCCGCGAGGGTTCAAGACCCAGAGGAGGGGGAGGTGTGGACGAGGAAGGCGCCCCGGCGGCCGCAGTCCGATGACGACGACGGCGAGGCCCAGGCCGCTGTCCGAGCGAGCTGGGAGCAGCCGACCGACGGTCCCGAGCTGCCGTCGCGAGAGGCCCAGGAGGGGGAGGCGGCTCCGCGGTCGGCGCTAAGGAGCCCCGGGCAACCTCCGCCGGCAGGGAGGGCCCGAGACGGCGGCGACGGACGGGAGGCGGCCGCCGCGGGAGAGAGGCCATCGCCACGGAGCCCGGAGCCGGGCAAGGAGCGGCTGCGCTTCCAA TTCTTAGAGCAGAAATATGGCTATTACCACTGCAAGGACTGCAACATCCGCTGGGAGAGTGCTTATGTGTGGTGTGTACAGGGAACTAACAAG GTTTACTTCAAACAGTTTTGCAGAACTTGTCAGAAGTCTTATAACCCTTACCGAGTGGAGGATATCACCTGTCAA agttgTAAACAAACTAGATGTTCCTGCCCAGTAAAACTTCGCCACGTGGACCCTAAACGGCCCCACCGTCAAGATTTGTGTGGTAGATGCAAAGGCAAACGCCTGTCCTGTGACAGCACTTTCAGCTTCAAATACATCATTTAG